One window from the genome of Gimesia aquarii encodes:
- a CDS encoding outer membrane protein assembly factor BamB family protein, which produces MRVGLALHSLHRPDKIEVYQRTVTNGLFHPALLLELLMLRISSQIMSVVVCFTLLISSYPHSVTAAETNIAAQVGTQGGLVLQIGSKDVSDVSALAKTGRYLVRILEKDTKTIEATRKALHDQGLYGMVSIDQLNPNGKLPFAENVVNLILIEQTTENIKPAEFARVLTPQGKMLVAESVPKDFLKQTGLDHLRKIKLGKTWMVGQKPFPADMDIWSHPRHASDGNAVSKDTQVGPPRRVRWVVGAQAEVRGMVTAGGKNYYAGVLTRDSFNGLRLWDRDLLKPSEEGKLVMKNLSRSVPNPVASDDYLFAVSNKKLLSLDSDTGETVHEFATMTEARHLLYNAGILVAVCDSSVEAFDAETAKKLWEYQSSAPRYAVMGKNVVAFLQGNVKRGEKVTAVVIDNDSGKVRWQNSSYPWLSQVTRAVYHGGKIAYEVSTFNDNGPDNAIHILSAVDGKSILDHVYLPGMNHRRQARAMFINEKLWVLHGGKDKDKKRLPIQVSSIDVLSGKTLSTHDAGLAHCFPPVATTNYLFSGELDLTDLRTGEVDANRITKANCSADSGWIPANGLIYLTPKHCTCWPMLRGYTALAPERKAGDIGKLDVKKMEFKLQSGEDPPTFVSKKNDDWPAYRNDHWRSASTAAAGPTELKTLWTTDLGKATDLTGPIVDDWNENPFIKGPISSPVIAEGLAYVAHSDTHTVIAMDANTGEVRWRFTANGRVDTAPTIYNGLCLFGSKSGWVFCLNAKTGKLVWKMQAAPVDEQIVAYGQLESPWPVAGSVLIVNDTAYFAAGRQSLADGGILIFAVDPAFGYLRWVERLNTVPQKGFYRNSGLEFDNYDLLNREGDGVAMSRWVFDSKSGKMSIEPWSAFSKLKNGDKAAMVPRGSWSYPPRHQRRIKSYTAKRSLVSFRENVLIGSLQGRNTIYRRDFDLEGGEKFDEKWITGWAAGAASRKGAMPWRSTRLAEKAKWKTNVFDPEQKQTIDALVYAGDKIYLAGSQGDLQIRSVVDGKLIKSAKLPPVMWDGIAIANQKLYYATQDGRLICIGL; this is translated from the coding sequence ATGAGGGTTGGATTAGCTTTGCATTCACTACATCGTCCCGATAAGATCGAGGTTTATCAACGAACAGTCACAAACGGCCTCTTTCACCCTGCCTTGTTATTGGAACTTCTCATGTTGCGAATCTCTTCTCAGATTATGTCCGTTGTTGTTTGTTTTACTTTATTGATTTCCAGTTATCCACACAGTGTTACTGCTGCGGAAACAAATATCGCTGCACAGGTTGGTACTCAAGGTGGTCTCGTTCTGCAAATTGGCTCAAAAGATGTTTCCGACGTCAGTGCGTTGGCAAAAACGGGACGTTATCTGGTACGTATTCTGGAAAAAGATACGAAAACGATTGAGGCGACACGCAAGGCGCTACACGATCAAGGGCTTTACGGGATGGTTTCTATCGATCAACTCAATCCCAACGGAAAACTTCCTTTTGCCGAAAACGTGGTTAATTTGATTCTGATCGAACAGACAACAGAGAACATCAAACCCGCCGAGTTCGCCAGGGTATTAACTCCTCAAGGTAAAATGTTAGTTGCAGAGTCGGTTCCTAAAGATTTTCTTAAACAGACCGGTTTAGACCATCTTCGCAAAATCAAATTGGGAAAGACATGGATGGTGGGGCAAAAACCATTTCCGGCTGATATGGATATCTGGTCGCATCCACGCCATGCCTCTGATGGGAATGCCGTTTCAAAAGATACTCAGGTTGGTCCACCACGGCGTGTGCGCTGGGTTGTGGGGGCACAGGCAGAAGTGCGTGGTATGGTGACAGCCGGTGGTAAGAACTATTATGCGGGTGTGCTGACACGTGACAGTTTCAATGGCCTGCGGTTGTGGGATCGCGATTTGCTTAAGCCCTCCGAAGAGGGAAAACTTGTGATGAAAAACTTATCACGGTCTGTGCCGAACCCTGTTGCCAGTGATGACTATCTATTTGCTGTCAGTAATAAAAAGCTGCTTTCTCTAGACTCCGACACAGGAGAAACCGTACACGAATTTGCAACCATGACAGAAGCCCGTCATCTGCTCTATAATGCGGGAATTCTGGTAGCCGTTTGTGATTCCTCTGTGGAAGCGTTCGATGCTGAGACCGCAAAAAAGTTATGGGAGTACCAATCGTCGGCACCGCGTTATGCCGTTATGGGAAAAAACGTGGTCGCTTTTCTACAGGGAAATGTCAAACGTGGTGAGAAAGTGACAGCCGTAGTCATTGATAATGATTCTGGAAAAGTCCGCTGGCAGAATTCCAGTTATCCCTGGCTGTCTCAGGTGACTCGCGCCGTTTATCATGGTGGCAAAATTGCTTATGAAGTCTCTACATTCAACGATAATGGTCCCGATAACGCCATTCACATTCTCTCCGCCGTTGATGGCAAGTCGATCCTGGACCATGTTTACCTGCCTGGTATGAATCATCGTCGGCAGGCACGAGCCATGTTTATTAACGAGAAACTCTGGGTACTACATGGCGGAAAAGATAAAGACAAAAAGCGATTACCAATTCAAGTTTCTTCCATCGATGTACTTTCCGGCAAAACCCTGAGCACGCATGACGCAGGCCTGGCACACTGTTTTCCACCTGTGGCAACGACAAATTATCTCTTCTCGGGTGAACTTGACCTGACTGACTTGCGTACCGGTGAAGTCGATGCCAACCGTATTACGAAAGCGAATTGTAGCGCAGACAGCGGCTGGATTCCTGCAAACGGGCTGATCTATCTCACTCCCAAACATTGCACCTGCTGGCCGATGCTACGTGGATATACCGCTCTCGCTCCCGAGCGCAAGGCAGGCGATATTGGCAAGCTGGACGTCAAAAAAATGGAATTTAAGCTCCAAAGTGGAGAGGATCCACCCACTTTTGTATCAAAGAAAAATGATGACTGGCCCGCTTATCGCAATGACCATTGGCGTTCCGCCAGCACCGCCGCAGCCGGGCCCACGGAATTGAAGACGCTCTGGACGACCGATCTTGGTAAAGCCACTGATTTGACTGGTCCGATTGTTGACGATTGGAACGAGAATCCGTTTATCAAAGGCCCCATTTCCAGTCCTGTGATTGCAGAAGGATTGGCGTATGTAGCCCATTCCGACACGCATACTGTGATCGCCATGGACGCTAATACGGGTGAAGTTCGCTGGCGGTTTACAGCAAATGGTCGGGTGGATACGGCACCCACCATTTATAATGGACTCTGCCTGTTTGGTTCTAAGAGTGGTTGGGTCTTCTGTTTGAATGCGAAAACGGGAAAACTTGTCTGGAAAATGCAGGCTGCTCCCGTTGATGAGCAAATCGTTGCCTACGGTCAACTGGAATCACCATGGCCTGTTGCCGGTTCGGTTCTCATTGTGAATGACACTGCTTACTTTGCAGCGGGCAGACAATCATTGGCCGATGGCGGAATTTTAATATTCGCCGTTGATCCGGCTTTTGGATATCTTCGCTGGGTAGAACGATTGAATACCGTTCCGCAAAAAGGTTTTTACAGAAACTCAGGGCTAGAGTTTGATAATTATGACCTGTTGAATCGTGAGGGTGATGGTGTGGCAATGTCACGCTGGGTTTTCGACAGCAAATCCGGAAAAATGTCGATCGAACCCTGGAGCGCGTTCTCTAAACTGAAAAATGGTGACAAAGCGGCGATGGTTCCCCGGGGTTCCTGGTCCTATCCTCCACGTCATCAAAGACGAATTAAATCATATACTGCCAAGCGTTCGCTCGTCAGTTTTCGCGAAAATGTTCTGATCGGTTCACTTCAGGGACGAAATACCATTTATCGCCGGGACTTTGATCTCGAAGGAGGAGAGAAATTCGATGAGAAGTGGATTACCGGTTGGGCCGCGGGTGCAGCATCGAGAAAGGGCGCAATGCCCTGGCGAAGTACTCGCTTGGCGGAGAAGGCAAAGTGGAAAACGAATGTATTCGATCCCGAGCAAAAACAGACGATTGACGCCCTTGTCTATGCAGGTGACAAAATTTATCTCGCAGGTTCACAAGGCGATCTGCAAATACGCTCTGTCGTTGATGGCAAGTTGATCAAATCAGCAAAACTTCCCCCTGTGATGTGGGATGGAATCGCGATTGCCAACCAGAAATTGTATTACGCCACACAGGATGGCCGTTTGATTTGTATCGGTTTATAA
- a CDS encoding sulfatase family protein — MRRVFLAYFITLFITLMISFPTSAADLKLEKIEGAKPLNVVFILSDDHRYDVMSFLGHPWAETLAMDAMAKDGVYFKNAMVTTSLCSPSRASILTGQYMHNHGVVDNNVLTKPGTIFFPQYLQEAGYQTAYFGKWHMGGHSDAPRPGFDKWVSFRGQGHYYPPKHLKKWSLNIDGKSVPQKGYITDELTDYAINWLNKSVKQSDKPFFMYLSHKGVHGMFHPAERHAGRYKDKPLPVPKTMANTPENYKNKPLWLKNQRNSWHGVDFAYHQDTDIAEHYRLYCEALLSVDDSIARVRKWLEENDLADNTLVLYMGDNGFQWGEHGLIDKRTAYNASVRVPLLGVCPKLWKPGTTIEQVVANIDIGPTVLEAAGRKTASQMDGQSFLQLAAGSMQPSKWRKNILYEYYWEYNFPHTPTTFSLRTDRYKFIQYHGIWDIDELYDMKNDPHEKHNLIFEKEHQQLIKKMRADLHQILIKADANRVPFSHKRRMGANLRLKSGSKPAIFPPQLLREKNAKE; from the coding sequence ATGCGACGCGTTTTTCTGGCATATTTTATTACGTTATTCATCACTTTGATGATTTCATTTCCGACTTCTGCTGCGGATTTGAAGCTGGAAAAGATCGAGGGAGCGAAGCCGCTGAATGTTGTTTTCATTCTATCCGATGACCATCGCTACGACGTGATGAGTTTTCTAGGGCATCCGTGGGCGGAAACGCTGGCTATGGATGCAATGGCTAAAGATGGTGTTTATTTCAAAAATGCAATGGTTACGACATCGCTTTGTTCGCCTAGCCGTGCGTCAATTTTAACCGGTCAGTATATGCACAATCATGGTGTTGTCGATAACAATGTACTGACTAAACCCGGAACGATTTTCTTCCCGCAATACCTTCAGGAGGCAGGTTACCAGACCGCTTACTTTGGTAAGTGGCATATGGGTGGACATTCCGATGCACCGCGACCTGGCTTTGATAAATGGGTCTCGTTTCGTGGACAAGGTCATTACTATCCACCAAAACATCTAAAGAAATGGTCATTGAATATCGATGGAAAATCAGTCCCACAAAAAGGCTATATCACTGACGAACTGACCGACTATGCGATCAATTGGCTAAACAAAAGTGTTAAACAGAGCGATAAACCATTCTTCATGTATTTGTCGCATAAAGGCGTCCATGGAATGTTTCATCCCGCAGAGCGGCACGCCGGTCGCTACAAAGATAAACCATTGCCCGTACCAAAGACGATGGCGAACACTCCGGAGAACTATAAGAACAAACCTCTTTGGCTCAAGAATCAGCGCAATAGCTGGCATGGAGTTGATTTTGCCTATCATCAGGATACTGACATCGCGGAACATTATCGACTTTATTGCGAAGCACTACTGAGTGTTGATGATTCCATTGCCCGAGTACGAAAGTGGCTCGAAGAAAATGACCTCGCAGATAATACGCTGGTCCTGTACATGGGCGATAATGGATTTCAATGGGGAGAGCATGGTCTGATCGACAAACGAACGGCCTACAATGCCTCTGTCCGTGTACCGCTGTTAGGGGTCTGTCCGAAACTCTGGAAACCCGGCACGACAATCGAACAGGTTGTTGCCAATATCGACATCGGTCCCACAGTTCTCGAAGCCGCCGGAAGGAAAACAGCGTCCCAGATGGATGGTCAAAGCTTTCTACAACTTGCCGCCGGTAGTATGCAACCTTCCAAGTGGCGGAAGAACATCTTGTACGAATACTATTGGGAATACAATTTTCCGCACACGCCGACGACGTTTTCGCTACGTACAGACAGGTATAAGTTCATTCAATATCATGGCATCTGGGATATCGACGAACTTTACGATATGAAAAATGATCCGCATGAAAAACACAATTTGATTTTTGAAAAAGAGCATCAGCAACTCATCAAGAAGATGCGAGCAGACCTGCATCAGATTCTGATCAAAGCCGATGCCAACCGAGTTCCGTTCAGCCACAAACGCAGGATGGGAGCGAACCTGCGGCTCAAAAGCGGTTCAAAACCAGCTATCTTCCCACCTCAACTTTTGCGAGAAAAGAACGCGAAAGAATAA
- the rfbD gene encoding dTDP-4-dehydrorhamnose reductase produces MRITVIGSQGQLGCDLMSTLSSDRHQLTGLTHQQLTIEDADSVESALTESQPELIINTAAYNKVDQAESTPEVAFATNALGPRNLALYCQKHKIRLVHISTDYVFGLDSTRKSAYRETDLPGPISVYGQSKLAGEYFVRAICSQHFVIRTCGLYGTAGRSGNGNFVETMLRLGQERDELTIVNDQYCTPTSTQDLSKAIKDLIQTDRFGLYHVTNEGQTTWFEFAQTIFDFAGMAVKTTPITTEQYQTPAKRPRFSVLDCSEFKEVSGFSLPQWKEALKTYLES; encoded by the coding sequence ATGCGCATCACTGTCATCGGCTCTCAAGGACAACTGGGATGCGATCTGATGTCAACTCTGAGCTCAGATAGACATCAACTCACAGGTCTGACACATCAACAGTTAACAATCGAAGATGCTGACAGTGTGGAATCCGCCCTTACAGAGAGTCAGCCGGAACTGATAATCAATACGGCCGCCTATAATAAAGTCGATCAGGCAGAATCAACTCCGGAAGTGGCATTTGCCACAAATGCACTGGGTCCACGTAATCTGGCATTGTATTGTCAGAAACACAAGATCCGGTTAGTGCATATCAGCACTGATTATGTCTTTGGGCTCGATTCAACACGCAAGTCAGCATATCGTGAAACGGATCTGCCCGGTCCCATAAGCGTCTATGGACAAAGTAAATTAGCGGGTGAATATTTTGTACGTGCAATTTGCTCTCAACATTTTGTGATCCGTACGTGCGGGCTCTACGGAACAGCAGGTAGATCTGGAAATGGCAATTTCGTCGAAACCATGTTACGCCTGGGTCAGGAACGAGATGAACTCACTATCGTTAACGACCAGTACTGTACCCCCACGTCCACGCAAGATTTATCAAAGGCAATCAAAGATCTAATTCAGACTGATCGCTTTGGCTTATACCATGTCACTAACGAGGGTCAAACCACCTGGTTCGAATTCGCGCAAACCATCTTCGATTTCGCTGGAATGGCTGTGAAAACGACCCCCATCACAACGGAACAATATCAGACGCCAGCCAAACGTCCCCGATTTAGTGTGCTGGATTGTTCTGAGTTCAAAGAGGTCAGTGGTTTTTCACTTCCTCAATGGAAAGAGGCTTTGAAAACCTATTTGGAATCATAA
- a CDS encoding DUF1559 domain-containing protein yields MKSNRRGFTLIELLVVIAIIAILIALLLPAVQQAREAARRSTCKNNLKQMGLALHNYHDTHRVFPASVYNKGVCGTAYTAPGHGNCLVMNTNGLLMLLPFIDQTALYNQYNFNSAMGEAVASTPGYSAQTGPSGSCSQTVLGNPATNGNGALHQTKIDVLHCPSQPKTEELTADTPTYRAASGVVGRKTNYDFIVYANYRHANCNDWRTSALTAFTNRRMFGDNSYCSLADIIDGSSNTLAMGETKYDVYNGSAAPWGYRGWLQAGIDPHFGINNHIYSGVDRSPKLASWSYAGSYHEGGAHFLLGDGAVRFLSENLDRTLVLNLARISDGQVVGEF; encoded by the coding sequence ATGAAAAGTAACCGTCGTGGATTTACGCTCATTGAACTGTTAGTGGTGATTGCAATCATCGCAATTCTGATCGCTTTACTGCTTCCGGCTGTTCAGCAGGCGCGTGAAGCAGCCAGACGCAGCACTTGTAAAAATAATTTGAAGCAAATGGGATTAGCCTTACATAATTACCATGATACACATCGTGTTTTTCCAGCTTCCGTTTATAACAAAGGAGTTTGTGGCACCGCCTATACTGCGCCTGGACATGGTAACTGTCTGGTGATGAATACAAACGGTTTGCTGATGCTACTTCCCTTTATTGATCAAACTGCCCTCTACAACCAATACAACTTTAACTCTGCGATGGGAGAAGCAGTTGCTTCAACACCAGGCTACTCGGCACAAACGGGGCCTTCGGGTAGTTGTTCACAAACTGTCTTAGGTAACCCGGCCACTAATGGAAACGGCGCACTTCATCAAACAAAAATCGACGTTTTGCATTGTCCTTCGCAACCTAAGACCGAGGAGCTTACAGCAGACACTCCGACGTACAGAGCTGCCAGTGGCGTAGTCGGTCGAAAGACCAACTACGATTTCATTGTGTATGCGAACTACAGACATGCAAATTGCAATGATTGGCGAACTTCAGCTTTGACTGCGTTCACGAATCGTAGAATGTTTGGTGACAACAGCTATTGTTCTCTTGCTGATATCATCGATGGGTCGAGTAATACCCTGGCGATGGGTGAAACAAAATACGATGTTTACAATGGAAGTGCTGCACCTTGGGGTTACAGGGGGTGGTTACAGGCTGGTATTGATCCCCATTTCGGAATTAACAACCATATTTATTCTGGAGTCGATAGATCACCAAAACTCGCCAGTTGGAGTTACGCGGGAAGCTACCACGAAGGGGGAGCACATTTTCTGCTGGGAGATGGCGCTGTTCGTTTCCTGAGTGAGAATCTGGACCGGACGCTGGTCCTAAATCTAGCCCGCATTTCGGATGGGCAGGTTGTAGGCGAGTTTTAA
- a CDS encoding carboxypeptidase-like regulatory domain-containing protein has translation MYINQLIWIVILSFITFTGCSGGQDIAKFKEGLVPVKGIINIDDQPVEGTQITFTPEEAGAARFAIGVTDETGKYQMMSPPGGPNIKPEDFPGVKPGKYRVTFSRFLLEDGSVWDSRNSEEGPMNVGAKETIPVKFTNANTTSFTADISPTGNEALDFRVKSMAKR, from the coding sequence ATGTATATTAATCAACTTATCTGGATCGTAATTTTGAGTTTCATTACTTTCACCGGTTGTAGCGGTGGACAGGATATCGCAAAGTTCAAGGAAGGTCTTGTCCCAGTAAAGGGGATCATCAACATTGATGATCAACCGGTGGAAGGGACTCAAATTACTTTCACACCCGAAGAGGCTGGGGCTGCGCGGTTTGCGATTGGGGTTACCGACGAGACAGGAAAGTATCAAATGATGTCACCACCAGGAGGCCCCAATATAAAGCCTGAAGATTTTCCAGGTGTCAAACCAGGTAAATATCGTGTTACATTCAGTCGCTTTTTACTGGAAGATGGTTCGGTATGGGATTCTCGGAATTCGGAAGAGGGGCCCATGAATGTTGGTGCCAAAGAAACGATTCCTGTGAAGTTCACTAATGCAAATACAACATCATTTACGGCGGATATCAGCCCGACTGGGAATGAAGCTTTAGATTTCAGAGTAAAATCAATGGCGAAACGTTAA
- a CDS encoding GNAT family N-acetyltransferase has protein sequence MKIRPYHPDDLAVLKEITVEAFQGVSIDHGIENEFGIINDHDWKWRKARHVEADACREPEGIFVAELEGKIVGYISTWHDPEESIGYIPNMAFVPECRGQGMGRKLLEFALDHFRKLNLSLAKIETLEQNAIGNHLYTSLGFKEIVKQVHFVAPLSTSSTDEN, from the coding sequence ATGAAAATTCGCCCCTACCATCCAGATGATCTCGCGGTATTGAAAGAAATCACCGTGGAAGCGTTTCAAGGTGTTTCCATAGATCATGGTATTGAAAATGAATTTGGAATCATTAACGACCATGACTGGAAATGGCGAAAAGCACGGCATGTGGAAGCAGACGCCTGCCGCGAGCCGGAAGGCATCTTTGTTGCAGAATTGGAAGGGAAAATCGTCGGATATATCTCGACGTGGCATGACCCCGAAGAGAGCATTGGCTATATTCCTAATATGGCCTTTGTCCCCGAATGCCGCGGGCAGGGCATGGGACGCAAGCTGCTTGAATTCGCGCTCGATCATTTTCGCAAGTTAAATCTTTCGCTTGCGAAAATCGAAACACTGGAACAAAACGCAATTGGCAACCACCTTTATACATCACTTGGTTTCAAAGAAATCGTCAAGCAGGTTCACTTCGTGGCCCCGCTTTCAACATCTTCCACCGATGAAAATTAG
- a CDS encoding Uma2 family endonuclease, translating to MAESPIYTAEQFLEARLELPDAGRWTELDQGKIVTLDPPDIEHGTIVLNLSKVLSLYLHQVDQGYACFELGLLVNRGPDTVRFPPAAIFNSGNRFEETDKAISERKPTAIVEIASTNQRRQLMSDHVNDYVQWGVDLIWVIDPPKQEVLEYVAGSESQVIDINGKMTGGTVLPGFAMKVQDLFAEPVWW from the coding sequence ATGGCTGAATCACCAATTTACACCGCCGAACAATTTTTAGAAGCCCGGCTCGAATTACCTGATGCAGGTCGCTGGACCGAGCTCGACCAGGGAAAAATTGTAACGCTGGACCCTCCCGATATTGAACATGGGACTATTGTTCTTAATTTGTCGAAAGTGCTCTCTCTCTATTTGCATCAAGTCGATCAAGGGTACGCTTGTTTTGAGTTAGGACTGCTGGTCAATCGCGGACCCGATACGGTGCGTTTTCCACCGGCTGCTATTTTTAACAGTGGGAATCGATTTGAAGAGACTGACAAAGCCATTTCAGAGCGAAAACCCACGGCGATTGTGGAAATTGCATCAACTAATCAGCGGCGTCAGTTAATGAGTGACCATGTCAATGACTATGTTCAATGGGGTGTTGACCTGATTTGGGTGATCGATCCCCCCAAGCAGGAAGTTCTCGAATATGTGGCTGGAAGTGAGAGCCAGGTGATTGATATTAATGGAAAAATGACTGGAGGCACAGTATTGCCTGGATTTGCTATGAAGGTACAGGACTTGTTTGCAGAACCAGTATGGTGGTAA
- the sthA gene encoding Si-specific NAD(P)(+) transhydrogenase, with protein MSDLHFNVAVIGTGPGGEGAAMQAIKQNKSVIAIEKFYEIGGNCTHTATIPSKALRYAILRMSEVNNYMRQMSRPGMTIDLEFPELRKSAASVIQKQVAMRRTFYERNGVELVEGAARFVDPHRIRIDTPNGLTEEITFDYAVIATGSRPYRPDDIDFSHPRVFCSDTILNLDFTPRSITVYGAGVIGCEYASMLRTMGMKVNLVNTRDSLLDFLDDEISDALSYHMRESGVLLRHREYYESIAGTNDGVITALQSGKKLKTDILLFAAGRTGNSEDLGLDTLDIEPNSRGQIEVNDDFQTNLPHIYAVGDIIGYPSLASAAYVQGRYAASHLDNGECERALIRDIPTGIYTSPEISSLGKTERELTESKIPYEVGHSMFKHLARAQIVNCPTGMLKLLFHRDTLEILGIHCFGPNASEIIHIGQAIMSQPGEANTLLYFINTTFNYPTMAEAYRVAALNGYNRLF; from the coding sequence ATGTCTGATTTACATTTTAATGTCGCAGTGATCGGAACAGGCCCCGGCGGCGAAGGGGCGGCGATGCAAGCCATCAAACAGAACAAATCTGTGATCGCCATTGAGAAATTTTATGAAATTGGTGGGAATTGCACACATACCGCAACGATTCCCAGTAAGGCACTCCGGTATGCCATTCTGCGGATGTCGGAAGTCAATAACTACATGCGTCAGATGAGTCGTCCCGGCATGACGATTGACTTAGAGTTTCCGGAACTTCGAAAGTCTGCAGCCTCGGTGATTCAAAAGCAGGTTGCCATGCGACGTACGTTTTATGAGCGGAATGGTGTGGAACTGGTTGAAGGGGCTGCCCGGTTTGTAGACCCACATCGCATTCGCATCGATACACCCAATGGTCTGACTGAAGAGATCACGTTTGATTATGCTGTCATCGCCACTGGTTCTCGACCTTATCGGCCCGATGATATTGATTTCAGTCATCCTCGTGTCTTTTGTAGCGATACGATTCTCAATCTCGATTTCACACCACGCTCCATCACAGTCTACGGAGCCGGGGTGATTGGTTGTGAGTATGCTTCAATGCTGCGAACGATGGGTATGAAAGTCAATTTGGTTAATACTCGCGATTCCCTCCTGGATTTTTTAGATGATGAAATCAGTGATGCGCTAAGTTATCACATGCGCGAAAGCGGCGTCTTACTGCGACATCGTGAATATTATGAATCGATTGCAGGAACCAACGATGGTGTGATTACGGCACTTCAATCGGGTAAGAAACTGAAGACGGATATTTTGCTGTTTGCCGCAGGTCGGACTGGAAACTCGGAAGATCTGGGATTAGACACGTTAGACATCGAACCAAACTCCCGTGGACAGATTGAAGTGAATGATGATTTTCAAACGAATTTGCCACACATCTATGCTGTAGGAGATATCATCGGTTATCCCTCACTTGCCAGTGCCGCGTATGTGCAGGGACGCTACGCTGCCAGCCATCTGGATAATGGTGAATGCGAACGCGCTCTCATTCGCGATATTCCGACAGGTATTTATACCAGCCCCGAAATCAGTTCACTGGGAAAGACCGAGCGAGAATTGACAGAGTCAAAAATTCCTTACGAAGTAGGACATTCCATGTTCAAGCATCTGGCACGAGCTCAGATTGTGAACTGTCCGACAGGAATGTTGAAGCTATTATTTCATCGCGATACGCTGGAGATTCTGGGAATTCATTGTTTTGGACCGAATGCTTCCGAAATTATTCACATCGGTCAGGCGATTATGTCGCAACCGGGTGAAGCGAATACACTGTTATATTTCATCAATACGACATTTAATTATCCCACAATGGCAGAAGCATATCGCGTGGCTGCATTGAATGGTTATAATCGATTGTTCTAA